One Leptospira bourretii DNA segment encodes these proteins:
- a CDS encoding Gfo/Idh/MocA family protein: MDKKVRLGVIGTGHMGQYHVNVAKQLSDAELIGIFDANLERATQIAEKHKTKAFPTVEELLKETDAIVIAAPTFLHHKIAKQALTEKKHVLVEKPISQTVEEAKELVALAKQNNLILQVGHVERFNGAVLELGKIAEHPLLIESRRIAPYNSRITDVGVVLDMMIHDIDIVLNLVKSEVTKVKAVGSSIVSNHEDVASVVLTFANGCVASLNASRASQAKIRTLNISQKDSYVFLDFTNQEIELHRQASSTTQLGTGEIKYRQESIVEKIFVHKDNPLKQEHEHFVKCIKGESEPMVKGDSDIKTLEVAYKILEEIHGKK; the protein is encoded by the coding sequence ATGGATAAAAAAGTCCGACTCGGAGTCATCGGTACTGGTCATATGGGCCAATACCACGTAAACGTTGCCAAACAGCTTTCTGATGCTGAACTCATTGGAATATTTGATGCCAACTTGGAACGCGCCACTCAAATTGCTGAGAAACACAAAACAAAAGCGTTTCCAACTGTGGAAGAATTGTTAAAGGAAACGGATGCCATCGTCATCGCAGCACCAACTTTCCTTCATCACAAGATCGCAAAACAGGCGCTAACTGAAAAGAAACATGTTTTGGTAGAAAAACCAATTTCACAAACTGTGGAAGAAGCAAAAGAACTTGTGGCTTTAGCAAAACAAAACAATTTGATTTTGCAAGTGGGTCACGTTGAAAGATTCAATGGAGCGGTATTGGAGCTCGGGAAAATTGCCGAACATCCACTCCTCATTGAATCCAGAAGGATTGCTCCTTACAATAGTCGCATCACGGACGTGGGTGTAGTTTTGGATATGATGATCCATGATATCGACATCGTTCTAAACTTGGTTAAATCAGAAGTAACGAAAGTCAAAGCAGTAGGATCTTCTATTGTTTCCAATCATGAAGATGTGGCAAGTGTGGTTTTAACTTTTGCCAACGGATGTGTTGCTTCCCTTAACGCATCTCGTGCCTCCCAAGCAAAAATCAGAACTCTTAATATTTCTCAAAAAGATTCTTATGTATTTTTAGATTTTACCAACCAAGAAATTGAATTACATAGACAAGCAAGTTCAACCACTCAACTAGGAACTGGAGAAATCAAATACAGACAAGAATCCATTGTGGAAAAAATCTTTGTTCACAAAGACAATCCACTCAAACAGGAACATGAACACTTTGTAAAATGTATCAAAGGAGAATCCGAACCTATGGTGAAGGGTGATTCTGATATTAAAACATTAGAAGTGGCATATAAAATCCTGGAAGAAATTCACGGAAAAAAATAA
- the dnaJ gene encoding molecular chaperone DnaJ, with protein MSDRGYYEVLGVSKGASDDEIKSAYRKLAIKYHPDKNKGDKEAEEKFKEATEAYEVLRDAQKRAAYDQYGKAGVNAGAGGGYGAGAYTDFSDIFGDFGDIFSEFFGGGGAGGSRGGGRRSGPQRGSDLRYNLEVSLEDAALGKEYKIEIPRLETCVDCSGSGAAKGSSPTVCPDCSGTGQVRRTQGFFSVTTTCPRCKGKGKVISNPCKTCKGEGLTEKRRTIHIKIPAGVESGSRLKVSGEGESGPNGGPSGDLYVVTHIKKHPTFERQGNDLIVQKTISLSMACLGGEIEVPSIDGKTINLKIPEGTESGQIFRLKGHGIPYLGSYGKGDQHVIIKVEIPKKLSKKQRELMEEFARESGEKVGSGGKSKLFFR; from the coding sequence ATGAGCGACCGTGGTTACTACGAAGTATTAGGCGTTTCGAAAGGTGCCTCTGATGATGAGATCAAGAGCGCCTATCGTAAGTTAGCCATTAAATATCACCCTGACAAAAATAAGGGTGATAAAGAAGCGGAAGAAAAATTCAAAGAGGCGACAGAAGCCTATGAAGTGTTACGTGACGCACAAAAACGTGCAGCCTACGATCAGTACGGCAAAGCAGGAGTCAATGCAGGAGCTGGTGGAGGATATGGAGCAGGGGCTTATACAGACTTCTCTGATATCTTTGGCGACTTCGGTGATATCTTCAGTGAATTTTTCGGAGGCGGAGGTGCTGGCGGTAGCCGCGGTGGTGGAAGAAGGTCCGGTCCTCAAAGGGGATCGGATCTCCGTTATAATTTAGAAGTTAGTTTAGAAGATGCCGCTCTTGGAAAAGAATATAAAATAGAAATTCCAAGACTCGAAACCTGTGTGGATTGTTCTGGATCGGGAGCAGCAAAAGGATCTTCGCCTACAGTTTGTCCTGATTGTTCGGGAACAGGCCAAGTGCGAAGGACACAAGGATTCTTTAGTGTCACAACCACTTGCCCTCGTTGTAAAGGAAAAGGAAAGGTCATTTCTAATCCTTGTAAAACTTGTAAGGGCGAGGGCCTAACAGAGAAAAGACGAACAATTCATATTAAAATTCCTGCCGGTGTTGAATCCGGTAGCAGACTCAAAGTTTCTGGGGAAGGAGAGTCTGGCCCGAATGGTGGACCAAGTGGGGATTTGTATGTAGTCACACATATCAAAAAACACCCAACCTTTGAACGCCAAGGGAATGATTTAATTGTTCAAAAAACGATTTCATTGTCTATGGCTTGTCTTGGTGGTGAGATCGAAGTTCCCTCTATTGATGGAAAGACCATCAACTTAAAAATTCCAGAAGGAACAGAGAGTGGACAAATCTTCCGATTGAAAGGACATGGAATCCCTTACCTTGGTTCTTATGGAAAAGGGGACCAACACGTAATCATTAAAGTAGAAATTCCTAAGAAACTTTCTAAAAAACAGAGAGAACTGATGGAAGAATTTGCCCGTGAGTCCGGCGAAAAGGTCGGCAGTGGCGGAAAATCTAAGTTGTTTTTCCGCTGA
- the dnaK gene encoding molecular chaperone DnaK: MSKEKIIGIDLGTTNSCVAVMEGGDPVVIQNSEGARTTPSIVAFTAKGETIVGQFAKNQAITNAVNTIRSAKRFIGRRFNEAGDESKMVSYKVIRAGNDGVKFETVSGEFTPQEIAARVLQKMKKTAEDFLGHEVKKAVVTVPAYFNDEQRQATKDAGRIAGLEVERIINEPTAAALAYGFDKKKTSAKIAVYDLGGGTFDVSILELGDGVFEVKSTNGDTHLGGDDFDNVVMQWMIDEFKKQTGIDISGDKNTVQRLKEAAEKAKIELSGTSSTQINLPFITADASGPKHLDMTLTKAKFDEITRSLVERTRIPCLNALKDAGLSASEIDEVILVGGSIRIPAVQALVKEIFGKEPNKSVNPDEVVAVGAAIQGGVLAGDVTDVLLLDVTPLSLGIETLGGVMTKLIERNTTIPTRKSQVFSTAADSQTTVSVHVLQGEREMASANRTLGRFDLVGIPSAPRGVPQIEVTFDIDANGIVHVSAKDLGTGKEQKIRIESSSGLSEEEIKKMVKDAEAHAEEDKKLREAADTKNELEAIVYQLEKTIGESADKLDESEKQRAQDEIKRGREAMESGDVERMKASRDSIQQVAMQIGQKIYSQAGPEAGAPGADQAGAPGQGASESSAGGEKVVDADYTVVDEDKK, translated from the coding sequence ATGTCTAAGGAAAAAATTATAGGTATCGATTTAGGAACCACTAACTCTTGTGTGGCGGTTATGGAAGGTGGAGACCCTGTTGTCATTCAAAACTCAGAAGGGGCAAGAACCACTCCTTCGATTGTTGCCTTTACCGCAAAGGGTGAAACCATTGTGGGTCAGTTCGCAAAGAACCAGGCAATTACGAATGCAGTAAACACAATCCGTTCTGCGAAACGTTTTATCGGTCGTCGTTTTAACGAAGCTGGTGACGAATCCAAGATGGTATCTTACAAAGTGATCCGTGCTGGAAATGATGGTGTGAAATTTGAAACCGTTTCCGGTGAATTCACTCCACAAGAAATTGCGGCTCGTGTTCTTCAAAAAATGAAGAAAACTGCGGAAGACTTTCTTGGTCATGAAGTAAAAAAAGCAGTAGTAACAGTTCCTGCTTACTTCAATGACGAACAAAGACAAGCAACAAAAGACGCAGGTCGTATTGCTGGTCTCGAAGTAGAACGTATCATCAACGAACCAACAGCAGCAGCTCTTGCTTATGGTTTTGATAAGAAAAAAACTAGTGCAAAGATCGCCGTATACGACTTAGGTGGTGGAACATTTGACGTTTCTATCCTAGAACTTGGTGACGGAGTTTTTGAAGTAAAATCCACAAATGGGGACACTCATCTTGGTGGTGATGACTTTGATAACGTAGTCATGCAGTGGATGATTGATGAATTTAAAAAACAAACGGGGATTGATATTTCTGGAGATAAAAACACAGTACAACGATTGAAAGAAGCTGCTGAAAAAGCTAAAATCGAGTTGTCTGGAACATCTTCCACTCAAATCAACCTTCCATTCATCACGGCTGATGCTTCTGGTCCAAAACATTTGGATATGACTCTCACCAAAGCAAAGTTTGATGAAATCACAAGATCTCTTGTCGAAAGAACTCGTATTCCATGTTTGAATGCATTGAAAGATGCAGGTCTTTCTGCTAGTGAAATTGATGAAGTCATCCTTGTGGGTGGATCGATTCGTATTCCTGCGGTGCAAGCACTTGTAAAAGAAATTTTTGGTAAAGAACCAAACAAATCTGTAAACCCGGATGAAGTAGTAGCAGTTGGTGCTGCGATCCAAGGGGGAGTTCTTGCAGGTGATGTTACTGACGTATTGTTACTCGATGTAACTCCACTATCACTTGGGATTGAAACTCTCGGTGGTGTGATGACAAAACTCATCGAAAGAAACACAACCATCCCTACAAGAAAGTCACAAGTGTTCTCTACTGCTGCAGACAGCCAAACAACAGTTTCGGTTCATGTATTACAAGGGGAACGTGAAATGGCAAGTGCCAATAGAACCCTCGGTCGTTTTGACTTAGTGGGAATTCCATCGGCACCAAGAGGAGTACCTCAAATCGAAGTGACTTTTGATATCGACGCAAACGGTATCGTCCATGTATCTGCGAAAGATTTAGGAACAGGAAAAGAACAAAAGATTCGTATTGAATCTTCTTCGGGACTCTCTGAAGAAGAAATCAAAAAGATGGTAAAAGATGCAGAAGCTCATGCGGAAGAAGATAAAAAACTTCGCGAAGCTGCTGATACTAAAAACGAATTGGAAGCTATTGTTTACCAATTAGAAAAAACCATCGGTGAATCTGCTGACAAACTCGACGAATCAGAAAAACAAAGAGCACAGGACGAAATCAAACGCGGCCGTGAAGCTATGGAATCTGGTGACGTAGAAAGAATGAAAGCTTCAAGAGATTCTATCCAACAAGTAGCAATGCAAATTGGACAAAAGATTTATTCACAAGCAGGCCCTGAAGCCGGAGCTCCAGGTGCAGACCAAGCGGGTGCTCCTGGACAAGGTGCAAGTGAGTCTTCTGCCGGTGGCGAAAAGGTCGTTGATGCGGATTACACCGTAGTTGATGAAGATAAAAAATAA
- the grpE gene encoding nucleotide exchange factor GrpE — translation MAEETNGSVDEQNVSVEEGQAITDEAIEQAVEGAEKELDNAKKEIETLKDSWLRERAEFQNYKRRTANDLLNARKESIKKFAEGLTGALDNLERVSNVPNQTPEVVAFVEGIKMVQKEFYSVLEKEGIKRLDPKGMPFDPMLMEAIASEESVEFTEETVVETYQAGYYHEEGENKQSIRPARVKVGKPQS, via the coding sequence ATGGCAGAAGAAACAAACGGATCCGTTGATGAACAAAATGTGTCGGTCGAAGAAGGGCAGGCCATTACGGATGAAGCCATTGAACAAGCGGTAGAAGGTGCTGAAAAAGAACTCGATAACGCCAAAAAGGAAATCGAAACTTTAAAAGATTCTTGGTTAAGAGAACGTGCGGAGTTTCAAAACTACAAACGTAGAACCGCAAACGACTTGTTAAATGCAAGAAAGGAATCCATCAAAAAGTTCGCGGAAGGACTCACGGGAGCTCTCGACAACTTGGAACGTGTATCCAATGTTCCAAACCAAACTCCGGAAGTAGTGGCTTTCGTGGAAGGGATCAAGATGGTTCAAAAGGAATTTTATTCCGTATTGGAAAAAGAAGGAATCAAACGTTTGGATCCGAAAGGAATGCCGTTTGATCCAATGCTTATGGAAGCAATTGCTTCTGAGGAAAGTGTAGAGTTTACGGAAGAGACGGTTGTGGAAACTTACCAAGCTGGTTATTACCATGAAGAAGGTGAGAACAAACAATCCATTCGCCCTGCACGTGTGAAAGTGGGAAAACCACAAAGTTAA
- the hrcA gene encoding heat-inducible transcriptional repressor HrcA, which translates to MDLSPRHRSILKALVEEFVSDNKPVGSKTLSEKYDIGVSPATIRSCLAELEEMGFIVARHTSGGRVPTERGYRLYVDSLVTLFELTMREKQRIQEEYLRMQFRLDQVLIATSKVLASLSQSASVVLGPEGSLDTLKHIELIHVNGGEVLMILVMRSGTVLNRNIFFDYHISQETLYQISRYLNDNVKGFDVHEIQSNLIPQMMMKKEGPEGFSLFAPSIARAMGSDSLSVDNLYIDGLKNLYENFKDEEEQLENILHLFDEKQFLKEFFSDYVPMDGVYTIIGKDGNEKLGGVTIITTNYRMGEKRIGSMGIIGPQRMNYNKALPLIEFTSKLVSEMITKLSR; encoded by the coding sequence ATGGATCTATCCCCTAGACATCGATCTATTTTAAAAGCCTTGGTAGAGGAATTTGTATCGGATAACAAACCGGTCGGATCCAAAACCCTTTCTGAAAAATACGATATCGGTGTTTCCCCTGCCACCATCCGCTCTTGTTTGGCGGAATTGGAAGAGATGGGTTTTATCGTGGCAAGGCATACTTCGGGTGGGCGAGTTCCGACGGAACGGGGCTACCGGTTGTATGTGGATAGTTTGGTGACTTTGTTTGAGCTTACCATGCGGGAAAAACAAAGGATCCAGGAAGAGTATCTTCGGATGCAATTTCGATTGGACCAAGTTCTCATTGCCACATCCAAAGTTTTGGCTTCCCTTTCGCAATCAGCGAGTGTGGTTCTTGGCCCAGAAGGGTCACTCGATACACTCAAACATATTGAACTCATCCATGTAAATGGTGGAGAAGTTCTTATGATTCTTGTGATGCGGTCAGGTACGGTGCTGAATCGAAATATATTTTTCGATTACCATATCTCACAAGAGACTTTGTACCAAATCTCAAGATATTTGAATGATAACGTCAAAGGTTTTGATGTTCATGAAATTCAAAGTAATCTGATCCCTCAGATGATGATGAAAAAGGAAGGTCCAGAAGGATTTTCTTTATTTGCACCATCAATTGCGAGAGCCATGGGATCGGACAGTTTGTCCGTTGATAACTTGTATATCGATGGATTAAAAAATTTATACGAAAACTTTAAGGATGAAGAGGAACAATTAGAAAACATCCTGCATCTGTTTGATGAAAAACAGTTCCTCAAAGAGTTTTTTAGCGATTATGTTCCGATGGATGGTGTTTATACCATTATCGGGAAAGACGGTAATGAGAAGTTAGGTGGTGTTACCATCATTACAACCAATTACCGAATGGGAGAAAAGAGGATTGGTTCCATGGGAATCATTGGTCCTCAGAGGATGAATTACAACAAAGCATTACCTTTGATTGAATTCACTTCAAAGTTAGTTTCAGAAATGATTACGAAATTGAGTAGATAG
- a CDS encoding sensor domain-containing diguanylate cyclase, which yields MNEINTDVFVREIVSQSIDAIVVLDTNNKILFSNLALQSLTGYSKEELEEKTFSFLFPPNEKGEQNTIETFVSSKDSHYIAGFLKELELVTKPKGTIPVEIRAFTIRNETQMFYAAIIRDVRERRRLEEQKNVLINSLKRLAYMDELTMLPNRRSFSESLQKTVATVKRRNRESVLAVLDIDHFKVINDTYGHDIGDLVLKKMANIFVDCLREEDTVGRIGGEEFGCILPDTTTEGATIVLDRLRESVENHRFFIFDNYYLNITLSIGYTKVHPIQKPEEILKLADIALYQAKNHGRNQIQVYPV from the coding sequence ATGAATGAGATTAATACGGATGTATTTGTTAGAGAAATTGTTTCTCAATCCATCGATGCAATTGTCGTTTTAGATACGAATAATAAAATACTATTTAGCAATTTAGCATTACAATCGTTAACTGGTTATTCCAAAGAAGAATTAGAAGAAAAAACTTTTTCTTTTCTTTTTCCTCCGAATGAAAAGGGGGAACAAAACACGATCGAAACCTTTGTTAGTTCCAAAGATTCGCATTATATTGCTGGATTTTTAAAAGAGTTGGAACTTGTCACCAAACCAAAAGGTACCATCCCTGTGGAGATTCGGGCCTTTACCATTCGGAATGAAACCCAAATGTTCTATGCTGCCATCATTCGAGATGTTCGTGAACGTAGGCGTCTGGAAGAACAAAAGAATGTTCTCATCAATAGTTTGAAACGATTGGCTTATATGGATGAGCTCACCATGTTGCCAAACCGTCGTTCCTTTTCGGAAAGTTTGCAAAAAACTGTCGCCACGGTCAAACGCCGCAACCGGGAATCGGTTCTGGCAGTGCTTGACATCGATCATTTCAAAGTCATCAACGATACCTATGGGCACGACATCGGGGATTTGGTTCTCAAAAAAATGGCCAATATCTTTGTGGATTGCCTCAGAGAAGAAGACACAGTGGGAAGGATTGGGGGAGAAGAGTTTGGTTGTATCCTCCCTGACACGACCACAGAAGGGGCAACCATAGTCCTTGACCGCTTGCGAGAATCGGTAGAAAACCACCGTTTTTTCATTTTTGATAACTATTATCTCAACATCACCCTTAGCATTGGGTATACCAAGGTGCATCCCATTCAGAAGCCAGAAGAGATTTTGAAATTGGCGGACATTGCCCTCTACCAAGCCAAGAACCACGGCCGCAACCAGATCCAAGTTTACCCAGTGTGA
- a CDS encoding glycoside hydrolase family 172 protein, with protein MYIRNFQIPIVSIPNLFGFTNKIIIILFFGIFYLSTIPLIADGWESSLWKEKTYRNQRISSADPTNGNDDFTKIPKKQTVTIAEIKSRGVIKHIWMTLASKDPMARKNAVIRMYWDNHPHASVEVPLGEFFGQGWGEEYIMNSAPLVAAPKKGKSMNSYFPMPFESGARIEIENESEEDISNFYFYIDYEEWKEPLNSNLRFHAQWSRSVTKPNTTNGKENEWGLLGETEKTVFKKENYFSVLETEGKGQFVGLNLYVDSPTPLWYGEGDDLIFIDGNQTEANLKGTGTEDVFNTAWSPKEIFMHPYFGYPRVSDSVGWLGRTHLYRFWVESPIRFEKNFLFLLEHGHANSLTLDLIAVAYWYQGLNPKPMKVLPKKDSRSNKPEINFRHIHKWRDSFRSEKGYGEIWGNE; from the coding sequence ATGTATATTCGTAATTTTCAAATTCCAATTGTTTCGATTCCAAACTTGTTTGGTTTCACAAATAAAATAATAATAATTCTTTTTTTCGGAATTTTTTACCTTTCCACCATTCCTTTGATTGCTGATGGATGGGAGTCTTCTCTTTGGAAAGAAAAAACTTATCGTAACCAAAGAATATCGAGTGCAGATCCCACAAATGGAAACGATGATTTTACTAAAATCCCAAAGAAACAAACAGTAACCATTGCTGAAATCAAATCTAGGGGTGTGATCAAACACATTTGGATGACACTTGCCAGTAAAGATCCAATGGCCAGAAAAAATGCTGTGATTCGTATGTATTGGGACAATCATCCACATGCTTCCGTAGAAGTTCCGTTAGGTGAATTTTTTGGACAAGGTTGGGGCGAAGAATACATCATGAATTCGGCACCACTTGTGGCTGCACCCAAAAAAGGAAAGTCTATGAATTCATACTTTCCTATGCCTTTTGAATCGGGGGCAAGGATAGAAATTGAAAATGAATCTGAAGAAGACATCAGTAATTTTTATTTTTATATTGATTATGAAGAATGGAAAGAACCTTTAAATTCTAATTTACGTTTCCATGCACAATGGAGTCGAAGTGTTACAAAACCGAACACAACCAATGGAAAAGAAAATGAATGGGGACTTCTTGGAGAAACAGAAAAAACTGTTTTTAAAAAAGAAAATTACTTCTCGGTTCTCGAAACAGAAGGCAAAGGCCAGTTTGTTGGTCTCAATTTGTATGTCGATTCACCCACTCCACTTTGGTATGGAGAAGGGGATGATTTGATTTTCATTGATGGGAACCAAACAGAAGCCAATCTAAAGGGAACAGGAACAGAAGATGTTTTTAACACAGCTTGGTCACCAAAAGAAATCTTTATGCATCCTTATTTCGGATATCCACGAGTATCTGATTCTGTTGGTTGGTTAGGCAGAACGCATTTGTATCGGTTTTGGGTGGAATCCCCCATTCGTTTTGAAAAAAATTTCCTATTCTTATTAGAGCATGGACATGCAAATTCCTTGACCTTAGATTTAATCGCAGTTGCCTATTGGTATCAAGGTCTGAATCCAAAACCAATGAAGGTTTTGCCGAAAAAGGATTCTCGGTCGAACAAACCCGAGATTAATTTTCGTCATATCCACAAGTGGCGGGATTCATTCCGAAGCGAAAAAGGTTATGGGGAAATTTGGGGAAATGAATGA
- a CDS encoding HD domain-containing protein produces the protein MMKSELKAKLQRTFPKAKTVASGRLFTRQLSNLVDESIRTLFNEVSAGIPLKDHLCLIAVGGYGRRELAPYSDIDILYLHDGKLSEKILGEIISKINTFLYNNEKEVGHSCRTIKESFLYLDQIETFHAVLDSRFLVGSEVLFQKYKSEFLAKIPEKTIKVFNEWKLSYLRERIINSYNPILLSEPNIKTDPLGLRDIQHMYWIEKTNPLVDSADGGIFDFYLIGDSLTLLSAYDFLLLTRSALHIISGRKNDRLDLGLQPEVAEFLGFGARNEIKTLEAFMSQFYKAQKDVYFYIGTYLDEKTNLNKKRIQKELSNPDSLYDDIIQFFAESQSNQEEPSRIDLNQIRFASHFLDDDFKNQKSVLDTFLEMLRKKNRIGHTLTLMHECNILGKLIPEFGACTNFPLFSYHHQYTVDEHTLLILRELDVLIADLWEDRQVQDVFNVCEKIEILALAILIHDAGKVKEGDHSQYGAELALIIAERFRLSEEDTELLRFLVAEHIVMSELSSKRDIYDPKLISSFAKQFSNENTLRLLYVLTIIDTKSVGQGILTNWKKEILHFLFTSTLTYIQKKENLTDTQDRIETTLETYLIEKEGLNAEEAERIVTFGMKIRPSSYLNYNTPRRVFQHFSLLYEWQNSGLPFRMITEREPAFVTLSIFAKPDKQMLLYLSGTISSLGLSLVGLRLFQTEEDQLILQAQITDEYGSGEIAEQQIADIESTLTECIEGKTNIEDLASTTNIWKTLPQIPDGMVEELVKFANDISESYSVLEVRVPDSIGLVYRILKTLLDFELEVIFVRISTSADFAYDSFHIQTKNGRKIEDTGLLLAIKERILSVARVKENQGIMEINF, from the coding sequence ATGATGAAATCAGAACTCAAGGCAAAACTGCAACGGACATTTCCAAAAGCCAAAACAGTTGCTTCCGGCAGACTCTTCACACGCCAGTTGAGTAATCTTGTCGACGAGTCCATTCGAACTCTTTTCAACGAGGTATCGGCTGGAATTCCATTAAAAGACCATCTGTGTCTCATTGCAGTGGGTGGATATGGTCGCAGAGAACTTGCTCCTTACTCTGACATTGATATCCTTTATCTTCACGATGGAAAATTATCTGAAAAAATCCTCGGTGAAATCATTTCAAAAATTAATACATTCTTATACAACAATGAAAAGGAAGTAGGACATTCTTGTCGTACGATCAAAGAATCATTTTTATATCTAGACCAAATCGAAACTTTTCATGCAGTTCTTGATTCCCGATTTCTTGTTGGTTCAGAAGTTCTATTTCAAAAATACAAATCAGAATTTTTAGCAAAAATCCCAGAGAAAACCATCAAAGTTTTTAATGAATGGAAACTCTCTTATCTTAGAGAACGAATCATTAATTCTTATAATCCCATTTTACTTTCTGAACCTAATATCAAAACAGATCCATTAGGTCTTCGGGATATCCAACATATGTATTGGATTGAAAAAACCAATCCTCTGGTCGATTCGGCTGATGGTGGAATTTTTGATTTTTATTTGATAGGTGATAGTTTAACTCTATTGTCTGCTTATGATTTTTTGCTATTAACAAGGTCTGCACTTCATATTATCAGTGGTAGAAAAAATGATAGGTTGGATTTAGGACTCCAACCGGAAGTTGCTGAATTTTTAGGATTTGGTGCGCGAAACGAAATCAAAACTCTCGAAGCCTTTATGAGCCAATTTTACAAAGCCCAAAAAGATGTGTATTTTTATATTGGAACTTACTTAGACGAAAAAACGAATTTAAACAAAAAACGAATTCAAAAAGAACTCTCTAATCCAGACAGTTTGTATGATGACATCATTCAATTTTTTGCAGAATCACAGAGTAACCAAGAAGAACCTTCTCGTATCGATTTAAATCAAATTCGATTCGCATCACACTTCTTAGATGATGATTTCAAAAATCAAAAATCTGTTTTAGATACTTTCCTTGAAATGTTACGAAAAAAAAATAGAATTGGGCATACGCTCACTTTGATGCATGAGTGCAACATTCTAGGAAAACTCATTCCTGAATTTGGAGCCTGTACAAACTTTCCTCTATTCAGTTACCACCACCAATACACTGTTGATGAACATACACTTTTGATCTTAAGAGAGTTAGATGTTCTCATTGCTGATTTATGGGAAGATAGACAAGTCCAAGATGTATTTAATGTTTGTGAAAAAATTGAAATTTTAGCACTGGCCATTCTCATCCATGATGCCGGAAAGGTAAAAGAAGGAGATCATAGCCAATACGGTGCGGAACTTGCTCTCATCATTGCAGAACGTTTCCGATTGTCAGAAGAGGATACAGAGCTGTTACGTTTCCTTGTTGCCGAACATATTGTAATGTCTGAATTATCTTCCAAACGAGACATTTACGATCCAAAACTCATTTCCTCCTTCGCAAAACAATTTTCTAATGAAAACACTCTTAGACTTTTATATGTTCTTACCATCATTGATACAAAATCAGTGGGCCAAGGGATTCTCACCAATTGGAAAAAAGAAATATTACACTTCCTCTTTACTTCCACACTCACTTATATACAAAAAAAAGAAAATCTCACCGACACCCAAGACCGGATTGAAACCACTTTAGAAACATATTTAATCGAAAAAGAAGGTCTTAACGCAGAAGAAGCGGAACGAATTGTAACCTTTGGAATGAAAATTAGACCCTCTTCCTATTTAAATTACAATACTCCTAGACGTGTTTTCCAACACTTCAGTTTACTTTATGAATGGCAAAATTCCGGATTACCTTTTCGAATGATTACCGAAAGAGAACCTGCTTTTGTCACATTATCTATTTTTGCGAAGCCCGATAAACAAATGTTACTTTATCTTTCTGGAACTATATCCTCATTAGGACTTAGTTTGGTGGGATTAAGACTCTTTCAAACAGAAGAAGACCAACTCATCTTACAGGCACAAATTACGGACGAATATGGTAGCGGCGAAATTGCTGAACAACAAATCGCCGATATTGAATCTACATTAACCGAATGTATCGAAGGAAAAACCAATATCGAAGATTTAGCTTCCACTACCAATATTTGGAAAACCCTTCCACAAATTCCCGATGGAATGGTAGAAGAATTAGTAAAATTCGCTAATGATATTTCTGAGTCTTATTCCGTTTTAGAAGTTAGAGTTCCCGATTCCATTGGACTTGTGTATCGAATTCTAAAAACATTACTCGACTTTGAATTAGAAGTCATTTTTGTTAGGATCTCTACCAGCGCGGATTTTGCTTACGACTCATTCCACATTCAAACTAAAAATGGTAGAAAAATTGAGGATACAGGATTACTCTTAGCAATCAAAGAAAGAATCCTTTCGGTGGCACGAGTCAAAGAAAACCAAGGAATCATGGAGATTAATTTTTAA